CGTTGATGCGGCCGATGAGTATGATCCGAACTTGCTGACCAGGCGCGACCTGCAACCCGGCGGCTTCGCAGTCAACGAAGTTGCCAGGCGTGGCCAGCGATACCTGCTGTGGGTCGGTCAGGTTGTTGCAGATGGCGCGAAAAACGAAGGCGCCCGCGATGGACGTCGAGAGCACCTCCGCGGGCGCCAGATCGATGCTGAAGACATTGTTGGTGTTGCGACCGGCTACGAACACTTTCCCACTGTCGTCGACGCCAACGCCGTAGGCAGCTTCCAGGGCGTTGCCTTGGCCGTCGCCCGAGGCATCGATGATCTCGGTGATCGTACCCGCCGGGGTGATCTCGAAGGCGTTGTCGCTGGCAAAACCGGTGACGTATACATTGCCATCAGCGCTAACGGCGACACCTTGCGCATCCCGAAGCGTGTTGCCGGCGCCGTCTCCAGCGCCGTCGATGATCTCCGTGATCGTACCCGCTGGGGTGATCTCGAAGACGTTGTCGGAAAAGGCCGCCACGTAGACGTTACCGGTGTCGCTTACTGCCACTGCGCGCGGACTCTGAAGGCCGTTGCCCGCGCCATCTCCGCTCTCATCGATGATCTGCGAAACCGCGCCCGCGGGGGTTATCTCGAACACGTTGTTGCTGGCACTACCAACGACGTACACGTTACCTGAGGGGCCTACGGCTACTCCGTCGGGACCGAACAGGTCGTTCCCCGCGCCGTCGCCACTCTCATCGATGATCTCGGTGATCGTGCCGTCGGTGGCGATCTCGAACACGTTGTTGCTCGCCTGGCCAGACACGTAGACGTTGCCGGCTGCATCCGCAGCGATGGCGCGAGGCGTGGTCAGTGGGTTGCCGAGGCCGTCGCCACTCCCACTGATGATCTGGGTGATCACGCCGCCGGGCGTGATCCTGAACACGTTGTTGGTGTCGCGCCCTGCTGCGTAGACGTTACCAGCGCCGTCGACTGCCACGGCTTCAGGGGCCTCGAAGGGGTTGGTACCGTCGCCGTTCGCATCGATCAGTTGAGTGATCACGCCGGCGGGCGTCACGCTGAAGGCGTTGTCCGAGTTTTGTCCCGGAGCGTACACGTTGCCGTCGCCGTCGACAGCGATGACTCTCGGCCGATCGAGGGGGTTGCCCGCCCCGTCGCCGGTCGCGTCGATGACCTCGACGATCGACTGCGCGTTGGCCGAGGCGGCCAGCGTGAGCGCACCCACGATTACCACCAGCGGAGCAAGTGCTCGCTCAAACATACGTCCTGTACTGCTCATGTCGGTCCTCTATTTGGCTGCTTGCCAGCGTGGAAGGATGTCCAGGGGGTCTGGACGATAATGCACTCGATTCTCATTTACAAATACTGCCCCAGGCATAGCGATGGGCGACGAAAGGTTGCTCCACCGGATCGAGTCGGGGAATTTCGCAGTGCTCAGCGAGCGAGCTGCGGAAACTCAAACGAGCGTAGGCCGCGCATGGACCGCGGTCACCATTACCGGCGCCTGCGGAACAGTTCCAACGGAC
This sequence is a window from Pseudomonadota bacterium. Protein-coding genes within it:
- a CDS encoding NHL repeat-containing protein gives rise to the protein MSSTGRMFERALAPLVVIVGALTLAASANAQSIVEVIDATGDGAGNPLDRPRVIAVDGDGNVYAPGQNSDNAFSVTPAGVITQLIDANGDGTNPFEAPEAVAVDGAGNVYAAGRDTNNVFRITPGGVITQIISGSGDGLGNPLTTPRAIAADAAGNVYVSGQASNNVFEIATDGTITEIIDESGDGAGNDLFGPDGVAVGPSGNVYVVGSASNNVFEITPAGAVSQIIDESGDGAGNGLQSPRAVAVSDTGNVYVAAFSDNVFEITPAGTITEIIDGAGDGAGNTLRDAQGVAVSADGNVYVTGFASDNAFEITPAGTITEIIDASGDGQGNALEAAYGVGVDDSGKVFVAGRNTNNVFSIDLAPAEVLSTSIAGAFVFRAICNNLTDPQQVSLATPGNFVDCEAAGLQVAPGQQVRIILIGRINGPVFSGNADRVLGGSLSCRNLTTGSSATGSLDLDGGWDCTAAGLTTQPGNLALAILTVQVE